A window from Deltaproteobacteria bacterium encodes these proteins:
- the priA gene encoding primosomal protein N', producing MVRALRHGKKVDIRRSSPHNCQRLLLTTAVDSSSAMDEPQKFARVVIPSPLTQPLTYRIPGPLVDRTGPGSRVLIPLRKRTMTGVVWDILHENPLFEAKDIIDVLDDAAIIDDQLIKLANWIAQYYLASLGEVLATMLPPKSRRDSKRTVTLKAGEPVSIDDELCRSVLAALAQHKGKLAVKTLHRQFPSQNIDRALARLEGIGTVIIDDHLAKQRRKKNIVMPQLNSEAEAEIRFTLTEEQQTALQSIAKSIEQNYFATFLLHGVTGSGKTEIYLRAIEQTQALGRRSLILIPEISLTPQLLDRVNRRYPGKVGVLHSALTGAERWAQWWQILRGNVDVIIGARSAVFAPIPNLGLIVVDEEHDTSYKQEDGLRYNGRDVAVVRGKLLGCPVILGSATPALESYENSRQGRYQLLEINERVEQRAMPQIETIDLRTQFAKTLASTNASTASQTVRVKRAERPVMTDLFIKLLRENLLAKHQTLIFLNRRGFANFVQCSLCGFLWRCPYCSVTLTLHLKQKIISCHHCDYRRPITNLCPECKNESLSAVGAGTEQIEAALRELVPDARIARLDRDTTTQRGSQEMLIRQWGKGEFDILVGTQMITKGHDVAGVTLVGALSADLSLNLPDFRAAERTFQLLSQVAGRSGRGDDPGRVIIQTYTPDHYVMQFLVSNDYKGFFNAESEFRRMLNYPPYGRLISLRLDGPKAAEVESQAQAVAAALRQLQNSTEKFRDQIEVLGPAPAPIEKLRNRIRWQLLLKGKQSAALLDFARQGRQLVAKSRSVRLHIDVDPYSML from the coding sequence ATGGTCAGAGCGCTCAGACACGGTAAGAAAGTGGACATTCGGAGGAGCAGTCCGCACAATTGTCAAAGATTGCTTTTGACTACGGCAGTCGATAGTAGTTCAGCCATGGACGAACCGCAGAAGTTTGCTCGGGTCGTCATCCCCTCGCCACTCACTCAGCCGCTCACCTACAGAATTCCCGGCCCATTGGTCGATCGAACCGGACCAGGTTCGCGGGTGTTAATTCCCCTACGGAAGCGCACCATGACCGGCGTCGTGTGGGATATTCTTCATGAAAACCCGCTGTTTGAGGCAAAAGACATCATTGACGTACTGGATGACGCGGCGATCATCGACGACCAGCTGATTAAACTCGCGAACTGGATTGCCCAATACTATTTGGCGTCGCTCGGTGAAGTCCTAGCGACCATGCTGCCGCCGAAATCGCGCCGCGATAGCAAAAGAACCGTTACCCTCAAGGCTGGCGAGCCAGTGTCTATTGATGACGAACTCTGTCGATCGGTGCTCGCGGCACTGGCCCAGCACAAGGGTAAACTCGCCGTCAAAACCTTGCACCGTCAATTTCCCAGTCAAAATATTGACCGTGCCTTAGCGCGCTTGGAAGGGATCGGAACGGTCATTATCGACGATCATTTGGCCAAGCAACGACGCAAAAAAAACATTGTCATGCCGCAGCTCAACTCCGAAGCCGAGGCAGAAATAAGATTTACCCTGACCGAAGAACAGCAAACCGCCCTGCAGAGCATCGCTAAGAGCATCGAGCAAAATTATTTCGCAACCTTTTTGCTCCATGGCGTCACCGGCAGCGGCAAGACCGAAATCTACTTGCGCGCCATCGAACAGACCCAGGCGTTGGGCCGGCGCAGTTTGATTTTGATCCCGGAGATTTCTTTAACGCCGCAATTGCTCGATCGCGTCAACCGCCGCTATCCGGGAAAAGTCGGCGTGCTCCATAGCGCCTTGACCGGCGCGGAACGTTGGGCCCAGTGGTGGCAGATTCTGCGTGGCAATGTCGATGTCATCATCGGCGCCCGCTCGGCGGTATTCGCGCCGATCCCCAACCTGGGTCTGATTGTCGTCGACGAAGAACATGACACCTCCTACAAACAGGAAGACGGTCTGCGCTACAACGGACGGGATGTCGCCGTGGTGCGCGGCAAACTGTTGGGCTGCCCGGTCATTCTAGGTTCGGCCACACCAGCGCTGGAAAGCTACGAGAACAGCCGCCAGGGCCGGTATCAGTTGCTCGAAATCAACGAGCGCGTCGAGCAACGCGCCATGCCGCAAATTGAAACCATCGACCTGCGCACGCAGTTTGCCAAGACATTAGCGTCGACGAATGCGTCTACCGCCAGCCAAACAGTTAGGGTAAAACGCGCCGAGCGGCCGGTGATGACCGATCTGTTCATCAAATTGCTGCGCGAAAACCTCCTCGCCAAACATCAGACGTTGATTTTTTTAAACCGGCGCGGCTTCGCCAATTTTGTCCAATGCAGCCTCTGCGGTTTTCTCTGGCGCTGCCCTTATTGCAGCGTCACTCTGACGCTCCACTTGAAGCAAAAAATCATCTCCTGTCATCACTGCGATTACCGCCGGCCGATCACCAACCTCTGTCCTGAGTGTAAGAACGAATCGCTAAGCGCGGTGGGCGCTGGCACCGAACAGATCGAAGCCGCCCTGCGTGAACTCGTGCCCGATGCGCGCATCGCCCGGCTCGATCGCGACACCACCACCCAGCGCGGCTCCCAGGAAATGCTGATTCGCCAGTGGGGCAAAGGCGAGTTCGACATTTTAGTCGGCACCCAAATGATCACCAAAGGCCACGACGTCGCCGGCGTCACGCTGGTCGGCGCGTTGTCCGCCGACCTGTCGCTCAACTTGCCCGACTTCCGCGCCGCCGAACGGACGTTTCAGCTCTTGAGTCAAGTCGCCGGCCGGTCGGGTCGAGGCGACGATCCCGGCCGCGTGATCATCCAAACCTACACACCGGATCATTATGTAATGCAGTTTCTAGTCAGTAACGACTACAAAGGTTTTTTCAATGCCGAGAGCGAGTTTCGCCGCATGTTGAATTATCCGCCCTACGGCCGGCTGATCAGTTTGCGCCTGGACGGACCTAAAGCGGCAGAAGTGGAGAGCCAAGCCCAAGCGGTGGCCGCAGCGCTTCGACAGCTTCAAAACAGCACGGAGAAGTTTCGCGACCAGATCGAAGTGCTCGGCCCGGCGCCGGCGCCGATTGAAAAACTGCGCAATCGCATTCGGTGGCAACTCTTGCTCAAAGGCAAACAAAGCGCGGCGCTGCTCGATTTCGCCCGTCAAGGGCGCCAGCTGGTAGCCAAATCGCGCAGCGTGCGCCTCCACATTGATGTCGATCCCTACAGTATGTTATGA
- the def gene encoding peptide deformylase, whose translation MAILEILKFPAPVLNRIAAPVKNINSKTAQLVSDMLDTMYAAPGVGLAAPQVGASQRVIVLDVDHDNPGRLTYKLINPVITHSEGEVIWEEGCLSVVDFTAEVKRAAQVQVTAFDIDEKEIKIDAEGLLAVALQHEIDHLDGKLFIDRISRLKRDLYARRRKKMLRSGTEPPKENPRVMI comes from the coding sequence ATGGCGATTTTGGAAATCCTCAAATTCCCGGCGCCCGTGCTGAACCGAATCGCCGCGCCGGTCAAGAACATCAACTCGAAAACCGCCCAGCTGGTGAGCGACATGCTCGACACCATGTATGCCGCGCCGGGCGTCGGACTCGCCGCGCCCCAGGTGGGGGCATCCCAACGGGTGATTGTTTTGGACGTCGACCACGACAATCCCGGCAGGCTCACCTACAAGCTGATCAATCCCGTGATCACCCACAGCGAAGGCGAAGTCATCTGGGAAGAAGGCTGCTTGAGCGTCGTCGACTTCACCGCTGAGGTCAAACGCGCCGCCCAGGTGCAAGTCACCGCCTTCGACATCGACGAAAAAGAAATAAAGATTGATGCTGAAGGCTTACTCGCCGTCGCGCTTCAACATGAGATCGATCACCTCGACGGTAAACTTTTTATCGACCGCATCAGCCGCCTGAAGCGCGATCTCTACGCTCGGCGGCGAAAAAAAATGCTGCGCAGCGGCACCGAGCCGCCGAAAGAAAATCCGCGCGTGATGATCTAG
- a CDS encoding methionyl-tRNA formyltransferase produces MATPWRIVFMGTPQVAAATLDQLIQGPDPVVGVVTQPDRPSGRGQQTNPSPVRKTAEAHNLPVIAAEKIRTPEFLEALRQWQPDIIVVVAYGRILPKTILQLPSQGCLNVHYSLLPKYRGAAPAAWTIIKGESEAGVTTMKLVEAMDAGDIYLQQAVALAGDETTGSLQAKLTPIGAALLLETLRQLKDGTLLMRPQDSSAATLAPILKKEHGLIDWNKSALEIERRVRGLDPWPGSFTHVGDKLLKIHRTKTISTERNGQPGEVIRADAGGFWIATAAGVIELDEVQLENKKRLAGSEFIKGARVKLGDRLQ; encoded by the coding sequence ATGGCAACGCCCTGGCGGATTGTTTTCATGGGCACGCCGCAAGTGGCGGCGGCCACTCTCGATCAATTGATCCAAGGCCCAGATCCGGTGGTCGGCGTGGTCACCCAACCGGACCGGCCGTCGGGCCGCGGCCAGCAAACTAATCCTTCGCCGGTGCGCAAAACCGCTGAAGCGCATAACCTTCCGGTCATCGCCGCGGAAAAAATCCGTACGCCAGAATTTCTCGAAGCGTTGCGACAATGGCAGCCGGACATTATCGTTGTCGTCGCCTACGGCAGAATCCTGCCGAAAACTATTTTACAATTGCCGTCCCAAGGTTGTTTGAACGTGCACTACTCGCTGTTGCCCAAATACCGCGGCGCCGCGCCGGCCGCCTGGACGATCATTAAGGGCGAGAGCGAAGCCGGCGTGACCACCATGAAGCTGGTGGAAGCAATGGACGCCGGTGACATTTATCTGCAGCAAGCGGTTGCCTTGGCTGGCGATGAAACCACCGGCTCGCTGCAAGCGAAGCTGACACCCATCGGTGCCGCGTTGCTTTTAGAGACGCTGCGCCAACTCAAAGACGGGACATTGCTAATGCGCCCGCAAGATTCGAGCGCGGCGACACTGGCGCCGATTCTCAAGAAAGAACACGGCTTGATTGACTGGAACAAGTCGGCGCTCGAAATCGAGCGGCGCGTACGCGGTCTCGATCCCTGGCCTGGCAGTTTTACCCACGTCGGCGACAAATTGCTAAAAATTCATCGAACCAAGACTATTTCCACAGAGCGAAACGGTCAGCCCGGTGAAGTGATCCGCGCCGACGCCGGCGGTTTCTGGATCGCCACGGCGGCCGGCGTCATTGAGCTTGACGAAGTGCAGTTGGAAAATAAAAAACGGCTGGCCGGCAGCGAGTTCATCAAAGGCGCGAGGGTAAAACTCGGTGACCGCCTCCAATGA
- the rsmB gene encoding 16S rRNA (cytosine(967)-C(5))-methyltransferase RsmB: MTASNEVKTVRHLASEILFKVDTQKAYADILLDGALTASHLSDRDRALLTELTYGTLRWRGNIDARLGAKLRRSLAATDGFIRNLLRVTVYQLFFLDRIPDYAAVNEAVELAKSQRGGNTAGFVNGVLRNLLRQKNLAAPALMTDASSAALAAELSHPEWLVQRWLAEFGASEAAALMRANNERAPLVLRVNRIKCRREELLKRLCDDGIAAQATPLSPQGIVVESAGSVENLPGFAEGLFQIQGESSQLIPYLLAPAAGERILDACAAPGGKSTHIAELMDDRGQVIALDNAPRAIKRIRENIARLNLSSIQISRADATEELTIELSAPYDRILVDAPCSGLGTLRSHPEIKWQRQASDIQRLSQLQARILDRVAVYLKPGGVLVYSTCTLTRDENEQRVDGFLATHKEFELEEAARYLPPSAQAMVRGKYFQALPQRDNTDGFFAARMRKES; the protein is encoded by the coding sequence GTGACCGCCTCCAATGAAGTAAAAACCGTCCGCCACCTCGCCAGCGAGATCCTCTTCAAAGTCGACACGCAAAAAGCCTACGCCGACATTCTGCTTGACGGCGCGCTGACGGCGAGCCATCTAAGCGACCGCGACCGCGCGCTCTTGACCGAGCTTACCTACGGCACGCTCCGTTGGCGCGGCAACATCGACGCGCGCTTGGGCGCAAAGTTGCGCCGGTCATTGGCCGCCACCGACGGCTTCATTCGCAATCTCCTGCGCGTCACGGTCTATCAATTATTTTTCCTCGATCGGATTCCCGATTACGCCGCGGTGAACGAAGCCGTCGAACTGGCAAAAAGCCAACGCGGCGGCAATACCGCCGGCTTCGTCAACGGCGTGCTGCGCAATTTGCTGCGGCAAAAAAATCTCGCCGCGCCAGCATTGATGACCGATGCTTCTAGCGCCGCCCTGGCGGCGGAACTGTCCCATCCAGAATGGCTCGTACAACGTTGGCTCGCTGAGTTCGGCGCGAGCGAAGCCGCCGCGCTCATGCGCGCCAACAACGAACGTGCGCCGCTGGTTCTGCGCGTGAACCGAATTAAATGCCGCCGCGAGGAATTGCTTAAACGCTTGTGCGACGACGGCATCGCCGCGCAGGCGACGCCGCTGTCACCCCAGGGAATTGTCGTCGAATCCGCCGGCAGCGTGGAAAATCTTCCCGGCTTCGCCGAAGGGCTGTTTCAAATCCAAGGCGAGTCGTCGCAATTGATCCCATACCTGCTCGCGCCGGCGGCGGGCGAACGGATTCTCGACGCCTGCGCGGCGCCGGGCGGTAAATCGACCCATATCGCGGAATTGATGGACGACCGCGGCCAAGTGATCGCGCTCGACAACGCGCCTCGCGCCATCAAACGGATCCGCGAAAACATCGCCCGGCTAAACCTGTCGTCGATTCAAATCAGCCGCGCCGATGCCACCGAAGAATTAACGATTGAGTTAAGCGCGCCCTATGACCGCATCCTAGTCGACGCGCCGTGCAGCGGCCTCGGCACGTTGCGCTCCCATCCGGAGATCAAATGGCAGCGCCAAGCAAGCGACATCCAGCGCTTGAGTCAACTGCAAGCGAGAATTCTTGATCGTGTTGCCGTCTATCTCAAACCCGGCGGCGTGCTAGTTTATTCAACCTGCACTCTCACCCGCGACGAAAACGAGCAGCGGGTCGATGGCTTTCTCGCGACGCACAAAGAGTTTGAGTTAGAAGAAGCCGCGCGTTATCTTCCGCCATCGGCGCAAGCCATGGTGCGCGGAAAATATTTTCAAGCGTTGCCACAGCGCGACAACACCGACGGCTTTTTCGCCGCGCGCATGAGAAAGGAAAGTTGA
- a CDS encoding ribulose-phosphate 3-epimerase, with translation MMKIAPSILSADFSRLKDEIQAVEAAGADWIHVDVMDGHFVPNITIGPVVVEWVRKVTTVAVDVHLMITDPDKYAPEFIKAGADWISIHPDTCANPNATLKKLHELGAKTSIAVNPDVPLSRVANCFADIDMLLMMTVFPGFGGQAFIPDVLGKISEARTLIAAGNRPILIEVDGGIKTDNIAQVVQAGGEVIVSGSGIFKTQNYSDTIRQMRQAVA, from the coding sequence ATGATGAAAATCGCTCCGTCGATTCTCTCCGCCGACTTTAGCCGGCTCAAAGATGAAATTCAGGCGGTGGAAGCCGCCGGCGCTGACTGGATCCACGTCGATGTCATGGACGGCCACTTCGTGCCCAACATCACCATCGGCCCGGTGGTGGTCGAATGGGTGCGCAAGGTGACGACGGTTGCCGTCGATGTCCATCTGATGATTACCGATCCCGACAAATACGCGCCGGAATTTATCAAAGCCGGAGCCGACTGGATCTCGATCCATCCCGACACCTGCGCCAATCCCAACGCGACATTGAAAAAACTTCACGAGCTCGGCGCAAAAACCTCCATCGCTGTCAACCCCGACGTGCCGCTCAGTCGAGTCGCAAACTGCTTCGCCGACATCGACATGTTGTTAATGATGACCGTCTTCCCCGGCTTCGGCGGCCAAGCTTTCATCCCTGATGTTTTAGGGAAAATCAGCGAAGCGAGAACTCTGATCGCCGCGGGCAACCGGCCGATCCTGATCGAAGTCGATGGCGGCATCAAAACCGACAACATCGCCCAAGTCGTCCAAGCCGGCGGCGAAGTGATCGTGTCAGGTTCGGGAATCTTTAAGACGCAAAACTATTCGGACACCATCCGTCAGATGCGGCAGGCGGTGGCTTAG